One part of the Sebastes fasciatus isolate fSebFas1 chromosome 8, fSebFas1.pri, whole genome shotgun sequence genome encodes these proteins:
- the LOC141772304 gene encoding ninjurin-1-like, translating into MPHIFSCCDAVEEETMVIELKTETENLFMDKLDAEGGRITSYEVEKLMNTNPNKKKDTMKPDKKEKPKKVEKRMDMNHYATKKSAAQSMLDVALLMANSSQLKTVLYVGPQYRFYIPLVVLLSLSITLQVVVGLLLVFIVTLDLNDERKHKRLNKMNNAATVFVFFTVLINIFITALGFEGHVLRSFETPGMSIKEPNLSILPGDINTTGLTLF; encoded by the exons atgcccCACATCTTCAGCTGCTGCGACGCTGTCGAAGAGGAGACAATGGTCATAGAGTTAAAGACGGAGACAGAGAACTTATTTATGGATAAACTGGATGCGGAG GGAGGCCGAATCACCTCTTATGAGGTGGAAAAGCTCATGAACACGAATCCCAATAAGAAGAAAGACACTATGAAACCTGATAAGAAG GAAAAGCCTAAAAAGGTGGAAAAGCGCATGGACATGAATCACTACGCCACTAAGAAGAGTGCGGCTCAGAGCATGCTGGACGTCGCCTTGCTGATGGCCAACTCGTCCCAGCTGAAGACCGTTCTCTATGTGGGGCCTCAATACCGTTTCTACATCCCCCTCGTTGTCCTGCTGTCTCTGTCCATCACGCTGCAGGTCGTAGTGGGGCTGCTGCTCGTCTTTATCG TGACGTTAGATCTGAACGACGAGAGGAAACACAAAAGGCTGAACAAGATGAACAATGCAGCGACAGTGTTTGTCTTCTTCACCGTCCTCAtcaacatcttcatcacagCGCTTGGATTTGAGGGACATGTACTCAG GTCATTCGAGACACCTGGGATGTCGATAAAAGAGCCTAATCTTTCCATTCTGCCCGGTGACATTAACACGACTGGACTAACACTCTTTTGA
- the mrpl49 gene encoding large ribosomal subunit protein mL49 — protein sequence MSACFTRQSTVLCRALRGALSLHLRSLRPPAAAVGSRFVCNAAPEETKRGISESTEEYRFVERLIPPSRVPAPPQHAGPTPSGWTPPADSPPPLPYMIRRSRMHNIPVYTDLTHGSRRTTLIRKVEGDIWALEKDVKQHLKEVMGKELPTQVNEVTMTLKVKGHVDSEIKEWLASKGF from the coding sequence ATGTCAGCCTGCTTCACCCGTCAGTCCACGGTGCTCTGCAGGGCTCTGCGAGGAGCTCTCAGCCTCCACCTCCGGTCACTGCGACCTCCTGCCGCGGCTGTCGGCTCCAGGTTCGTCTGTAATGCTGCTCCAGAAGAAACAAAGAGGGGGATATCAGAGTCTACGGAGGAGTACCGGTTCGTAGAGCGGCTGATCCCTCCGTCCCGGGTCCCCGCTCCGCCTCAACACGCCGGTCCCACACCGTCTGGATGGACTCCACCGGCAGACTCACCGCCTCCTCTGCCCTACATGATCCGCCGCTCCCGCATGCACAACATCCCGGTGTACACCGACCTGACCCACGGCAGCCGCAGGACGACGCTCATACGGAAGGTGGAGGGGGACATCTGGGCTCTGGAGAAGGACGTGAAGCAACATCTGAAGGAGGTGATGGGCAAAGAGCTGCCCACACAGGTCAATGAGGTCACCATGACcttgaaggtcaaaggtcacgttGATAGTGAGATAAAGGAATGGTTGGCCAGCAAAGGCTTCTGA
- the haus7 gene encoding HAUS augmin-like complex subunit 7 translates to MAGALKEKQLVRHVYAALQASSCPLVEGLYLQEEDNMLQLLCAPSQHRTDILAWICSSINPNFANSKSMSVRSGGPDVLTKEMAVLGQELMLCKADDLDLIRGDASPHCQLQFLEQLLTLVPGCKKSAEHRMDQEMLLNELYAAENLPHFTQMLRPTVDPWPAHIKALRKGTKSSPKPSREEAADAATLLQLTQSTLEQLQSECEFLSHEAQSPGVFSPSSLRVAACDLQMLMATFSHVFETDFRAYCSRDPPSFSTETDIFQRTHQLLLAFIMELEMLKEVTEASVSVTEEVNQLQTQPRCWSRGEKRKLPDQLEELTRRIRDFFSLLHS, encoded by the exons ATGGCGGGTGctttgaaagaaaaacaacttgtTCGACATGTCTATGCTGCCTTGCAG GCTTCGTCTTGTCCCTTGGTGGAGGGTCTGTACCTGCAGGAAGAGGACAAcatgctgcagctgctgtgtgCTCCCTCTCAGCACCGCACAGACATACTGGCCTGGATCTGCAGCAG TATCAACCCAAACTTTGCCAATTCCAAGTCGATGTCAGTGAGATCCGGCGGCCCAGATGTTTTGACTAAAG AAATGGCTGTGCTTGGGCAGGAGCTGATGCTGTGCAAAGCAGATGACCTGGACCTGATCAGG GGTGATGCAAGTCCTCACTGCCAGCTTCAGTTCCTGGAGCAGCTTTTAACTTTAGTACCTGGCTGCAAGAAGTCTGCTGAGCACAGAATGGATCAAGAGATGCTACTGAACGAGCTCTACGCTGCTGAGAATCTGCCTCACTTCACACAAATGCTCAGACCCACAGTCGACCCCTGGCCTGCACACATCAA GGCTTTACGCAAGGGCACCAAGTCATCTCCTAAGCCGAGTAGAGAGGAGGCTGCTGATGCTGCCACCCTCCTACAGCTGACTCAGTCAACGCTGGAGCAGCTCCAGTCCGAG TGTGAATTCCTGAGCCACGAGGCGCAGAGTCCCGGTGTCTTCTCTCCGAGCTCATTGCGTGTGGCGGCGTGTGACCTCCAGATGTTGATGGCTACTTTCAGCCATGTTTTCGAAACCGACTTCAGAGCTTACTGCAGCAGAGATCCTCCCAGCTTCAGCACAGAGACCGACATCTTCCAGAGAACACACCAACTGTTGCTGGCCTTCATCATG gagttggagATGCTAAAGGAAGTAACAGAAGCTTCTGTATCCGTGACTGAGGAAGTAAACCAGCTACAAACGCAGCCTCGCTGCTGGAGCCGAGGAGAGAAGCGCAAGTTAC cggATCAATTGGAGGAACTCACCAGGCGAATTAGAGACTTTTTCTCCTTGCTTCATTCATGA